A single window of Tautonia marina DNA harbors:
- a CDS encoding FHA domain-containing protein, which yields MKAELIPENGDPPIPVTRDITVVGRRNGCDLWIDHPSISKRHCVLVRTSGLLILRDLASTNGTKVKGQRVRWAALLPGDKVSLGSYKFRIYLGPDDAPSPSELQFRAPEPIMTGFAPPTPPIAQAVSDLPNPDAPELPVDDEDGQNDHPLMGDDDGQWEKLPTPSGGNQFFIELE from the coding sequence ATGAAAGCCGAATTGATCCCGGAGAACGGCGATCCTCCGATCCCGGTCACACGAGACATCACGGTCGTTGGCCGCCGGAACGGATGCGATCTCTGGATCGACCACCCGTCGATCTCGAAGCGGCATTGCGTGCTGGTGAGAACCTCGGGGCTGCTGATCTTGCGCGATCTGGCCTCGACCAACGGCACGAAGGTTAAGGGCCAGCGTGTTCGATGGGCCGCGCTGCTTCCGGGAGACAAGGTAAGTCTGGGAAGTTACAAGTTCCGGATTTACCTGGGGCCGGATGATGCTCCAAGCCCGTCGGAGCTTCAGTTCCGAGCGCCGGAACCGATCATGACCGGATTTGCTCCGCCCACGCCGCCGATCGCACAGGCGGTTTCCGATCTGCCGAATCCCGATGCCCCGGAACTTCCGGTGGACGACGAGGACGGTCAGAATGACCATCCGCTTATGGGAGACGACGACGGACAGTGGGAAAAGCTCCCCACGCCGTCGGGCGGCAATCAGTTCTTCATCGAACTCGAATGA
- the csrA gene encoding carbon storage regulator CsrA codes for MLVLSRHRDESIIIGDDIVITVVDIRGDKVRLGIAAPIEISVHRQEVYEAIQRENRQASRLDPQEARRIDRLNGPPLRRESRRPRPEGP; via the coding sequence ATGCTGGTCCTGTCCCGACACCGCGACGAAAGCATCATCATCGGCGATGACATCGTCATCACCGTGGTGGATATACGGGGCGATAAGGTCCGGTTGGGGATCGCGGCCCCGATCGAGATCTCCGTACACCGTCAGGAGGTGTACGAGGCCATCCAGCGCGAGAATCGGCAAGCCAGCCGCCTGGATCCCCAGGAGGCCCGCCGGATCGACCGCCTGAACGGTCCACCGCTGCGGCGAGAGTCGCGACGGCCACGACCCGAAGGGCCTTGA
- the fliW gene encoding flagellar assembly protein FliW, with the protein MNIVTTRFGPIQVRELDIVQIPEGLVGFRGTTQFVLWPDSEVDGLVWLQSTADPDLAFAMVMPQVAVADYRVELRPGDRTALELDEAGEPLVYVILNHGEQGLTVNLQGPLVFNLARRLGRQLVLTSSRYAVRFPLGEPEDSPTLLPGPTALRATA; encoded by the coding sequence GTGAACATCGTCACGACACGCTTCGGACCCATTCAGGTACGGGAACTGGACATCGTTCAGATTCCCGAGGGCCTGGTCGGATTCCGAGGCACCACGCAGTTTGTGCTCTGGCCCGATTCGGAGGTGGATGGGCTGGTCTGGCTCCAGTCCACCGCCGACCCGGACCTGGCCTTTGCGATGGTGATGCCGCAGGTGGCCGTCGCGGATTACCGGGTCGAGCTTCGTCCCGGCGATCGGACAGCCTTGGAGCTGGATGAAGCGGGCGAACCGCTCGTCTACGTCATCCTGAACCACGGTGAACAGGGGCTGACCGTCAACCTCCAGGGGCCCCTGGTATTCAACCTGGCTCGCCGGCTCGGCCGGCAACTGGTGTTGACCTCAAGTCGCTACGCCGTCCGGTTCCCGCTGGGGGAGCCGGAAGATTCGCCGACCCTGCTGCCCGGACCCACGGCACTTCGCGCCACTGCGTGA
- a CDS encoding DUF6807 domain-containing protein: MEQFGRLRSDFGGLVTALALGLGSWNLVRADAPTSRLELTVDAGRFDRVQTPVQISIQKDEIPQDWADWLDPIATKGGQVTFKDLDNPGQTVVAQVDRPEAQIDHVRLLWILPARTSAGARRTFRLEPGTPPTDPPVVWRFETTSEGHLELFRSDDPVFRYNMAPVRHPDHPNPNQPRSAYIHPAFAPSGALVTGDYSAESHPHHRGFFLAYTKTSVGDLQPDFWNIQNGSGKIHFDRLGPVTTGPVSARFSTFHRWEASRPDNDPVVVLRERWDVEVFDIPGTPYRLFDLTSTQQATETPLVLPPYRYGGMAYRGPDSFLPQGVLDVLTSEGLDRVAGDQQPARWVDLTGPVTEGSDRYAGAAMFDHPTNLHHPTPARIHPTRIPFFCFVPSHDESVTIGTESPVVFRYRVLIHDGHPNEALNERGWRDFAESPTVSLTIRSS; this comes from the coding sequence ATGGAACAATTCGGACGACTGCGATCGGATTTCGGCGGGCTTGTGACCGCCCTTGCGCTTGGTCTTGGTTCCTGGAATCTGGTCCGAGCAGACGCTCCGACGTCGCGTCTCGAATTGACGGTCGATGCGGGCCGGTTCGATCGCGTACAGACTCCGGTGCAAATCTCGATCCAGAAAGACGAAATTCCTCAGGATTGGGCCGATTGGCTTGACCCGATCGCCACCAAAGGAGGGCAGGTCACGTTCAAGGACCTCGACAATCCCGGCCAGACCGTGGTTGCGCAGGTCGATCGGCCGGAAGCTCAGATCGACCATGTGCGACTGCTCTGGATTCTCCCCGCCCGTACTTCGGCCGGTGCCCGTCGGACGTTCCGTCTTGAACCAGGGACTCCGCCAACCGATCCCCCGGTTGTCTGGAGGTTCGAGACGACCTCGGAAGGACACCTGGAGCTGTTCCGAAGCGACGATCCCGTCTTCCGCTACAACATGGCGCCGGTGAGGCATCCCGATCACCCCAATCCAAACCAGCCGCGATCGGCTTACATTCATCCCGCCTTCGCCCCCTCGGGAGCACTTGTCACGGGAGACTACTCGGCCGAGTCGCACCCCCATCACCGAGGCTTCTTTCTCGCCTACACGAAGACCTCGGTCGGCGATCTCCAGCCAGACTTCTGGAATATCCAGAACGGCTCGGGCAAGATCCATTTCGATCGGCTCGGCCCCGTCACCACCGGCCCCGTCTCCGCCCGGTTCTCGACCTTCCATCGCTGGGAAGCCAGCCGCCCCGACAACGATCCCGTCGTCGTGCTTCGGGAGCGCTGGGATGTGGAGGTCTTCGACATTCCAGGTACTCCCTACCGCCTGTTCGACCTGACCAGCACCCAGCAGGCGACCGAGACCCCTTTGGTCCTGCCTCCGTACCGATACGGGGGGATGGCCTATCGCGGCCCCGATTCATTCTTGCCCCAAGGGGTCCTCGACGTGTTGACCAGCGAGGGCCTCGACCGGGTGGCAGGAGATCAGCAGCCGGCCCGCTGGGTCGACCTGACCGGCCCTGTCACCGAGGGCTCCGACCGATACGCCGGGGCTGCCATGTTCGACCACCCGACGAACCTGCACCACCCGACCCCCGCCCGGATTCATCCGACCCGGATTCCCTTCTTCTGCTTCGTGCCCAGCCACGATGAGTCAGTCACCATTGGAACGGAATCGCCGGTCGTCTTCCGATACCGTGTCCTGATTCACGATGGGCATCCCAACGAAGCGCTCAATGAACGGGGCTGGCGCGATTTTGCCGAGTCCCCAACCGTCTCTCTCACGATCCGATCCTCCTGA
- a CDS encoding DUF1499 domain-containing protein produces the protein MALLEGLTKNQAELRPDASDDDLRPLALSLPPVHAVTWAQRIIAGWPRWKVEAVYEDRAMIHATHTTRLLRFVDDVHLVFEPDSRGSLLMAKSQSRIGKGDLGQNARNLRALVRGLQKEDQHRRARLAEGAEINTSS, from the coding sequence ATGGCCCTCCTCGAAGGCTTGACGAAGAACCAGGCCGAACTTCGGCCAGATGCCTCAGATGATGATCTCAGACCGCTCGCCCTGTCGTTGCCTCCGGTCCACGCGGTGACCTGGGCTCAGCGCATCATTGCCGGATGGCCGCGCTGGAAGGTCGAGGCGGTTTACGAGGATCGCGCGATGATCCACGCCACCCACACGACTCGCCTGTTGCGCTTCGTGGACGATGTGCATCTGGTGTTCGAGCCGGATTCCCGGGGATCGCTGCTGATGGCCAAAAGCCAGTCCCGGATCGGCAAGGGAGACCTGGGGCAGAACGCGAGAAATCTCAGAGCCCTCGTCCGAGGACTTCAGAAAGAAGATCAGCACCGCCGAGCTCGATTGGCCGAGGGGGCAGAGATCAATACCTCGTCGTGA
- a CDS encoding DUF1571 domain-containing protein produces MTPSLESLEPDVARRAVLKQSPEPSLVGLNAEPEASDQPDLLPDWPEQRIEGQEAKQYLLDFMEHAVRKLDQVDGYSASLKRQERIKGELGPEQSLQIKVKHDPFAVYLRFEAPKPGKEALYHEGRFDNHLLAHNGDWTRRFFPRLKVDPHGPIALAENRHPITEAGLEHLARKLLHYRQLDLNDPLAETILDREIDENGKLWYSSTHSHASYADDRPFAYVEIRYCPELLIPLHIVSYDWPQPGCDDGELQLAERYHYENVDFDVTFSSLDFDPTNPDYGFQRY; encoded by the coding sequence TTGACTCCTTCGCTTGAGTCGCTTGAGCCAGACGTCGCTCGACGGGCGGTTCTCAAGCAATCCCCCGAGCCCTCCCTGGTGGGCCTCAACGCCGAGCCCGAGGCCTCAGACCAGCCCGATCTCCTGCCCGACTGGCCCGAGCAACGGATCGAAGGTCAGGAAGCCAAGCAGTATTTGCTCGACTTCATGGAGCACGCCGTTCGCAAGCTCGATCAGGTGGATGGGTATTCGGCCAGCTTGAAGCGCCAGGAACGGATCAAGGGTGAGCTGGGGCCCGAGCAGTCGCTTCAAATCAAGGTGAAGCACGACCCTTTTGCCGTCTATCTTCGCTTCGAAGCTCCCAAGCCCGGCAAGGAAGCGCTCTACCATGAGGGGCGTTTTGACAATCACCTGCTCGCCCACAATGGTGACTGGACCCGGCGGTTCTTTCCTCGCCTCAAGGTTGATCCGCACGGGCCGATCGCCCTGGCGGAAAATCGGCATCCGATCACCGAGGCCGGTCTGGAACACCTCGCTCGCAAGCTGCTGCACTACCGCCAACTCGACCTGAACGACCCGTTGGCGGAAACCATTCTCGACCGAGAAATCGACGAGAACGGTAAACTCTGGTACTCCTCAACGCACTCGCATGCGTCCTATGCCGACGATCGCCCGTTCGCCTACGTCGAGATCCGCTACTGCCCCGAGTTGCTCATCCCCCTCCACATTGTGAGCTACGACTGGCCGCAGCCGGGATGTGACGACGGCGAACTGCAACTGGCCGAGCGCTATCATTACGAGAACGTCGACTTCGATGTCACCTTCTCGTCGCTTGACTTCGATCCGACCAATCCCGATTACGGATTTCAGCGCTACTGA
- the thiC gene encoding phosphomethylpyrimidine synthase ThiC, with product MTQIEQARRGIISPEMEFVARREGLEPEVVREEVARGRMVIPANREHLKLGLQPMGIGIKAACKINANIGNSAVTSDVDNELEKLRTSVALGADTVMDLSTGGKIDEIRRAIIAASPVPIGTVPIYQAIQQVKKPEDITEQGLLDVIEHQAKQGVDYMTIHAGILRDYVAMTAHRITGIVSRGGSLMAQWMMAHNKENPFYSRFDDLCDIMREYDVTWSLGDSLRPGCLADASDPAQFAELKTLGELTRRAKERGCQVMVEGPGHVPMDQIAMNMEKQAYECDEAPFYVLGPLVTDIAPGYDHITSAIGAAMAGWYGASMLCYVTPKEHLGLPEVEDVRQGVIAYKIAAHAADVARHRKGARDRDDALSRARYSFDWNRQFELSLDPETARRMHDETLPQEAFKSAAFCSMCGPKFCSMRISEDIRRHAQQAAGLIELTAEPAAAAS from the coding sequence ATGACTCAGATCGAACAGGCGCGTCGAGGAATCATCAGTCCTGAAATGGAGTTCGTTGCCCGGCGAGAGGGGCTCGAACCCGAGGTCGTGCGCGAGGAAGTCGCTCGCGGGCGGATGGTCATCCCGGCCAATCGGGAGCACCTGAAACTCGGCCTGCAGCCGATGGGCATCGGCATCAAGGCCGCGTGCAAGATCAACGCAAACATCGGCAACTCGGCCGTGACCTCCGACGTGGACAACGAGCTGGAAAAGCTTCGGACGTCCGTCGCATTGGGGGCCGACACGGTGATGGACCTCTCGACCGGCGGCAAGATCGACGAGATCCGCCGGGCGATCATCGCCGCCAGCCCGGTTCCGATCGGCACCGTGCCGATCTACCAGGCGATTCAGCAAGTCAAGAAGCCTGAAGACATCACCGAGCAAGGTTTGCTCGACGTGATCGAGCATCAGGCCAAGCAAGGCGTGGATTACATGACGATCCACGCCGGCATCCTCCGCGATTACGTTGCGATGACGGCGCACCGGATCACGGGGATCGTCTCTCGGGGCGGCTCCTTGATGGCCCAGTGGATGATGGCCCACAACAAGGAAAATCCCTTTTATTCCCGGTTCGACGATCTCTGCGACATCATGCGGGAATATGATGTCACCTGGAGCCTGGGCGACAGCCTTCGGCCCGGATGCCTGGCCGACGCCAGCGACCCAGCCCAGTTTGCCGAGCTGAAAACCCTTGGCGAGCTGACCCGAAGGGCCAAGGAACGAGGTTGTCAGGTCATGGTGGAAGGTCCCGGCCACGTGCCGATGGACCAGATCGCCATGAACATGGAAAAACAGGCCTACGAGTGTGATGAGGCGCCTTTTTACGTGCTCGGCCCGCTCGTGACTGACATCGCCCCGGGATACGACCACATCACCTCGGCGATTGGGGCCGCAATGGCCGGCTGGTACGGGGCGAGCATGCTCTGCTACGTCACGCCCAAGGAACACCTCGGCTTGCCCGAAGTGGAGGATGTCCGCCAGGGGGTCATCGCCTACAAGATCGCCGCCCACGCCGCCGATGTGGCTCGCCATCGCAAGGGAGCCCGCGACCGGGACGACGCCTTGAGCCGGGCCCGCTATTCGTTCGATTGGAACCGGCAGTTCGAGCTTTCGCTCGACCCCGAGACCGCCCGAAGGATGCACGACGAAACCCTTCCTCAAGAAGCGTTCAAGTCGGCGGCCTTCTGCTCGATGTGCGGGCCGAAGTTCTGCTCGATGCGGATTAGCGAAGACATCCGCCGGCACGCTCAACAGGCCGCCGGCCTGATCGAACTGACGGCTGAACCGGCAGCAGCCGCATCCTGA
- a CDS encoding gamma-glutamyl-gamma-aminobutyrate hydrolase family protein, translating into MTKEKDRPLIGINMDLQGTGRGQLPHSIVQTGYYDAILTAGGIPVLIPPMFREPEVAPILDRLDGLVLTGGDDMDPRKQNVAPHQSVKVMSERREASDRLLCRLAAKRHLPTLAIGLGMQEMNVEHGGGLYVHVPEDLPRAIPHRDPHGGAHRHIVVMEPGTLLEEIYGEGEIRVNSYHHQGIRKLAAMFRPAAHAPDGLIEAYEYHDMDEWWCVGVQWHPENEGHISLDTQLLEAFIQASDRGFRRVLPTKVKAA; encoded by the coding sequence ATGACGAAGGAGAAGGATCGGCCGCTGATTGGGATCAACATGGACCTTCAAGGCACTGGCCGAGGCCAGCTGCCGCACTCCATCGTCCAGACCGGCTACTACGACGCCATTCTGACCGCGGGTGGAATCCCGGTCTTGATTCCCCCGATGTTCCGAGAGCCCGAGGTCGCTCCGATCCTCGATCGGCTCGATGGTCTGGTCCTCACCGGTGGTGACGACATGGACCCCCGCAAGCAAAATGTGGCCCCGCACCAGTCGGTCAAGGTCATGTCCGAACGTCGGGAGGCCTCCGACCGCCTGCTCTGCCGCCTCGCCGCCAAGCGACACCTGCCGACTCTGGCCATCGGCCTCGGCATGCAAGAAATGAACGTCGAGCACGGCGGCGGCCTGTACGTCCACGTCCCCGAAGACTTGCCTCGCGCCATTCCGCACCGCGATCCTCACGGCGGCGCCCATCGGCACATCGTGGTCATGGAACCGGGAACCCTGCTCGAAGAAATTTACGGCGAGGGGGAAATCCGGGTCAACAGCTACCATCACCAGGGAATTCGCAAGCTCGCCGCCATGTTCCGGCCCGCGGCCCACGCGCCGGATGGCTTGATCGAAGCCTACGAATATCACGACATGGACGAGTGGTGGTGCGTCGGCGTGCAGTGGCACCCTGAGAATGAAGGCCACATTTCGCTCGACACGCAACTCCTCGAAGCGTTCATTCAGGCGTCTGACCGTGGCTTCCGCCGGGTCCTCCCGACGAAGGTCAAAGCGGCCTGA
- a CDS encoding cytochrome b N-terminal domain-containing protein, whose translation MRNRSQFSEWIDARTGLVSRVSGLSEEPVRGGAGLRHVFGSALAGAFLIQLITGLLLMTSYVPSSSHAWGSVWFIEREMMLGWVIRGLHHFGSSAVVILLALHLVQTIVRASYRAPREFNWWLGLIMMFAVLGLALTGYLLPWDQKGYWATRVATNIAGTTPVIGPLAQQVLVGGIEYGNQTLTRLYGLHVGVLPLVIVLALLGHWALARRHGLNGKDRPERTDTYWPSQAFYNLAAIGLVLAILLGVVIYEGGAGLEAPADPTGTDYPARPEWYFLALYQLLNEFESDTEIIGTMVIPGAIVTILFLLPILDRLFPKRLIHFGACALIFGVLGGAGYLMTKALVADWNDAAFILARQEADEQRDRADQLASAHGLPPEGAGYLMARDPLSRGMNLLEANCLSCHAYGGKVRVQMQVAQPSAEDLAAADPSRFADLGEPLSDSVLRALAFALPEDFDAEEITRDASDVTQTTVVLKGRNAGGERVEAELVEGRSHVIVQTEAIQSASDLEGFGTRDWIRGLLEDPSSPKYFGLVPQCSGMTEWKAESQLTPEQLDAVADFFVEYVIPYREGISAAAWELQFEDPENQHPGYEHYMNECANCHFWGLGGADGTGVDAPNLYGWGSDTWTRRMIEEPGARDLYGYLADHEQMPGFEGQLTQEDLDVVIRLLKGDFLPLRASENASAAEPEAAAIAVDAPEQTD comes from the coding sequence TTGCGTAACCGAAGCCAGTTCTCAGAGTGGATCGATGCCCGGACCGGACTCGTCTCGCGCGTCTCCGGCCTTTCCGAGGAGCCGGTCCGAGGCGGTGCCGGGCTGCGACACGTCTTCGGCTCGGCACTGGCCGGAGCGTTCCTGATTCAGCTCATCACCGGCCTATTGCTCATGACCTCGTATGTGCCGTCCTCCTCCCACGCCTGGGGGAGCGTCTGGTTCATCGAGCGCGAGATGATGCTGGGCTGGGTCATTCGGGGCTTGCACCACTTCGGCTCCTCGGCCGTGGTCATATTGCTGGCCCTGCACCTGGTGCAAACGATCGTGCGGGCGTCCTACCGAGCCCCCCGAGAGTTCAACTGGTGGCTTGGCCTGATCATGATGTTCGCCGTCCTTGGCCTGGCCCTGACCGGCTACCTCTTGCCGTGGGACCAGAAGGGCTACTGGGCCACCCGAGTCGCCACGAATATCGCCGGCACGACTCCCGTGATCGGCCCGCTTGCGCAGCAGGTCCTCGTCGGCGGGATCGAGTACGGCAATCAGACGCTCACCCGACTGTATGGTTTGCACGTCGGCGTCCTGCCGCTGGTCATTGTCCTCGCCTTGCTTGGACACTGGGCCCTGGCTCGTCGTCATGGGTTGAACGGCAAGGATCGACCCGAGCGGACCGACACCTACTGGCCCTCCCAGGCGTTTTACAACCTGGCGGCCATCGGCCTCGTCCTCGCGATCTTGCTTGGCGTGGTGATCTATGAGGGTGGCGCAGGGCTTGAAGCCCCGGCCGATCCGACCGGGACCGATTACCCCGCTCGTCCTGAGTGGTACTTCCTCGCGCTCTACCAACTTCTCAATGAGTTCGAGAGCGATACCGAGATCATCGGCACGATGGTCATTCCGGGCGCGATCGTCACGATCCTGTTTCTGTTGCCGATCCTCGACCGACTCTTTCCGAAACGATTGATCCATTTCGGGGCCTGTGCCCTGATTTTCGGGGTGCTGGGCGGTGCTGGTTACTTGATGACCAAGGCCCTGGTGGCTGACTGGAACGACGCGGCCTTCATCCTTGCCCGCCAGGAGGCCGACGAGCAGCGCGATCGGGCCGACCAACTCGCCTCGGCCCACGGTCTTCCTCCGGAAGGAGCAGGCTACCTCATGGCCCGCGATCCCTTATCTCGGGGCATGAACCTTCTGGAAGCGAACTGCCTGAGCTGCCATGCCTACGGTGGCAAGGTTCGGGTCCAGATGCAGGTCGCGCAGCCCTCGGCGGAGGATCTCGCCGCGGCCGATCCGTCTCGCTTCGCCGACCTCGGCGAACCGCTCTCCGATTCCGTCCTCCGGGCGCTGGCGTTCGCCTTACCCGAGGACTTCGACGCCGAAGAAATCACGCGAGACGCGAGCGATGTCACCCAGACCACGGTCGTTCTCAAGGGTCGGAATGCTGGTGGTGAACGGGTCGAGGCCGAACTGGTCGAGGGCCGTTCCCATGTGATCGTCCAGACCGAGGCTATCCAGTCGGCCTCCGACCTGGAAGGCTTCGGCACGCGCGACTGGATTCGGGGCTTGCTGGAAGACCCGTCGTCTCCCAAATACTTCGGCCTCGTCCCGCAATGCTCGGGCATGACCGAATGGAAGGCCGAGTCTCAGCTCACCCCCGAGCAACTCGACGCGGTGGCCGACTTCTTCGTCGAGTACGTCATTCCGTACCGTGAAGGCATTTCGGCGGCAGCCTGGGAGCTTCAGTTCGAGGACCCCGAGAACCAGCACCCCGGCTACGAGCACTACATGAACGAGTGCGCGAACTGCCACTTCTGGGGGCTCGGCGGGGCGGACGGCACCGGTGTCGATGCCCCGAACCTGTACGGATGGGGCTCGGACACCTGGACCCGCCGCATGATTGAGGAACCCGGCGCCCGTGATCTTTATGGCTACCTGGCCGATCACGAGCAGATGCCCGGATTCGAGGGGCAGCTGACCCAGGAAGACCTGGACGTTGTCATCCGATTGCTGAAGGGAGACTTCCTCCCCCTTCGGGCCTCGGAGAACGCCTCTGCCGCGGAACCGGAAGCCGCTGCGATCGCCGTGGACGCCCCGGAACAGACCGACTGA
- a CDS encoding QcrA and Rieske domain-containing protein, with protein MNRRQWFQFGAAAIGALIGLVLAVPGVAYLLSPLLKRRTDDSDFRTLARLGDLVEGQPRSFSIIEEQRDAWVSYPATPVGTVWLVRQPEGASEPVLALSAECPHLACKIKVSGDGKGFLCPCHASFFELDGSRVNRISPRGMDTLEVEPIDPNDPNAEIRVKFHRFRTGTEEKIPLA; from the coding sequence ATGAATCGTCGTCAATGGTTCCAGTTTGGGGCCGCCGCGATCGGCGCCCTGATCGGCCTGGTCCTGGCCGTGCCGGGCGTGGCCTACCTGCTTTCGCCCCTCCTGAAACGCCGAACGGATGACTCCGACTTCCGCACCCTGGCCAGGCTGGGTGATCTGGTCGAAGGGCAGCCGCGCTCGTTCTCGATTATCGAGGAACAACGCGACGCCTGGGTCAGCTATCCTGCCACGCCGGTCGGGACCGTATGGCTGGTTCGCCAGCCCGAGGGAGCTTCCGAACCGGTTCTTGCCCTGTCGGCCGAGTGTCCGCACCTGGCCTGCAAGATCAAGGTTTCGGGCGATGGCAAAGGCTTCCTCTGCCCTTGCCATGCCAGCTTCTTCGAACTTGACGGTTCGAGGGTGAACCGGATCTCTCCCCGAGGGATGGACACCCTGGAGGTCGAGCCGATCGACCCCAACGACCCCAATGCCGAGATCCGGGTCAAGTTCCACCGCTTCCGGACCGGGACCGAGGAGAAGATTCCCCTTGCGTAA
- a CDS encoding DHH family phosphoesterase codes for MELDWSSLATLIDTHQRFLLTTHVRPDGDALGSEVGLAGLLEQRGKDVRVVNASPLPPRYEFLAPRPRFFERFAEIRPESLADREVLIILDLSSWSQLGEMAEFVRGFKGTKVVIDHHLSEDDLGALVFKDVSAESTGTLVLRAIRALGASPSPTMANGLLTAIAMDTGWFRHSNVTPETMRDAAELAEAGAPIHELYRALFERNTAARMRLVGRVLSGLTLALDGRVAHASVTKDDLAKTGAIPSDTEDLIDQLAAINGVEVAMLLIEQLRGGVKVSLRSRSAIDVAELAGRFGGGGHRAAAGVLMPDPLSDSRERVLRALRPMMGLEVRS; via the coding sequence ATGGAACTGGACTGGTCTTCCCTGGCAACGTTGATTGACACCCACCAGCGGTTCCTTCTCACCACGCATGTTCGGCCCGACGGCGACGCACTCGGCTCTGAGGTGGGGCTGGCCGGACTTCTGGAGCAGCGAGGCAAGGATGTTCGGGTGGTCAACGCCAGTCCGCTTCCCCCTCGCTACGAGTTTTTGGCTCCTCGCCCCAGGTTCTTTGAGCGTTTTGCAGAGATTCGACCGGAATCGCTGGCCGACCGCGAGGTCCTCATCATCCTTGACCTCTCCAGTTGGTCGCAGCTCGGTGAGATGGCCGAGTTCGTCCGAGGATTCAAGGGAACGAAGGTGGTGATCGACCACCATCTCAGCGAGGACGATCTCGGGGCCCTGGTCTTCAAGGATGTCTCGGCCGAATCGACCGGAACGTTGGTTCTCCGAGCCATTCGGGCCCTTGGCGCGTCCCCTTCGCCGACAATGGCGAACGGATTATTGACCGCCATCGCGATGGACACCGGCTGGTTTCGGCATTCCAATGTCACCCCCGAAACCATGAGAGACGCCGCCGAACTGGCAGAGGCCGGCGCTCCCATCCATGAGCTTTATCGAGCGCTCTTCGAACGCAACACGGCCGCCCGCATGCGGCTGGTTGGCCGGGTCCTTTCGGGGCTGACCCTGGCCCTCGATGGTCGGGTCGCGCATGCGAGTGTCACCAAGGACGACCTGGCCAAGACCGGGGCAATTCCCTCGGACACCGAGGATCTGATCGACCAGCTCGCGGCCATCAACGGCGTGGAGGTGGCCATGCTCCTCATTGAACAGCTCCGAGGAGGAGTGAAGGTTAGCCTGCGATCCCGAAGCGCCATCGACGTGGCTGAACTCGCGGGACGGTTCGGAGGCGGGGGACACCGGGCCGCCGCAGGGGTCCTGATGCCCGATCCTCTCTCGGATTCCCGAGAGCGGGTCCTCCGGGCGCTTCGACCGATGATGGGTCTTGAGGTTCGCTCCTGA
- a CDS encoding SDR family NAD(P)-dependent oxidoreductase: MGRTVLVTGAGGFIGSHLVERLVRDGHTVRAFVRYNGRDDRGHLDALPDEIKSSVEVRRGDLKDPEAIRRAVQGQSWVFHLGASIAIPYSYENPLDVVQTNVTGTAHVLDACRASEALDRVVLTSTSEVYGTAQRVPIDETHPLQPQSPYAASKVGADALGLSYHRSFELPVAILRPFNTFGPRQSARAIIPTIISQALTRPSIRLGSLEPRRDLTYVKDTAAGFVSIASCDRAIGQVVNIGRGDDVSIGELVDRIGQRLGTPLQVETDPQRIRPPASEVLRLLAGTALATELWGWTPQYSLDEGLDETIAWVRENLHRFRVNEYTT, encoded by the coding sequence ATGGGAAGGACGGTCCTCGTCACCGGTGCCGGCGGATTCATCGGCAGTCATCTCGTCGAGCGGCTGGTCAGAGACGGACACACCGTGCGTGCCTTCGTCCGATACAATGGCCGGGACGATCGCGGGCATCTCGACGCATTACCTGATGAAATCAAGAGTTCCGTTGAGGTTCGCCGAGGCGATCTCAAGGACCCCGAGGCCATCCGCCGCGCCGTTCAGGGGCAATCCTGGGTCTTTCACCTCGGAGCGTCGATCGCCATCCCGTACTCGTACGAGAACCCGCTCGACGTGGTGCAAACGAATGTCACGGGCACGGCCCATGTCCTCGATGCCTGTCGGGCCAGCGAAGCACTCGACCGAGTGGTGTTGACCTCCACCTCCGAGGTCTACGGCACGGCCCAGCGAGTCCCGATCGATGAGACGCATCCCTTGCAGCCGCAATCCCCTTACGCGGCGAGCAAGGTCGGAGCCGATGCCCTGGGACTCAGCTATCACCGATCCTTTGAGCTGCCGGTGGCGATTCTCCGTCCATTCAACACGTTCGGACCCCGGCAATCGGCCCGAGCGATCATCCCGACGATTATCAGCCAGGCGCTCACCCGGCCGTCGATTCGGCTTGGAAGCCTGGAGCCGAGACGGGATCTCACGTATGTCAAGGATACCGCCGCCGGTTTTGTCTCGATCGCCTCGTGCGATCGGGCGATCGGACAGGTGGTGAACATCGGCCGGGGAGACGACGTTTCGATCGGCGAGCTGGTCGATCGCATCGGCCAGCGGCTTGGCACGCCGCTCCAGGTGGAGACCGACCCGCAACGCATCCGGCCGCCGGCCAGCGAGGTTCTCCGACTCCTCGCCGGAACCGCTCTGGCAACGGAACTCTGGGGATGGACGCCCCAGTACTCGCTCGATGAGGGTCTCGACGAGACCATCGCCTGGGTTCGAGAGAACCTCCACCGCTTCCGGGTGAATGAGTACACCACCTGA